AGCAAGCGTGGTAACCAAACCAATATGCAATATATGGGCAAGCAGGTGATGTTGACTTATGAGATGCCGCTTAATGAAGTCGTCATGGATTTTTTTGATCGCTTGAAATCCACCAGCCGCGGTTATGCATCGTTGGATTATGAGTTCAAAGAATTCCGGGCTTCCGATCTCGTCAAGCTCGATGTATTGATCAATGGCGATAAGGTTGATGCGCTGTCACTGATAATCCATCGAAGCAATAGCCAATACCGGGGCCGTGAATTGGTGCAAAAAATGCGCGAACTAATCCCGCGTCAAATGTTTGATATCGCCGTTCAAGCTGCAATCGGAGCGCACATCATTGCGCGCGAGACGGTTAAAGCGTTGCGCAAGAATGTGTTGGCAAAATGTTACGGTGGCGATATAACCCGCAAACGAAAGTTGCTGGAGAAACAAAAAGCAGGTAAAAAGAGGATGAAGCGGGTAGGTAATGTGGAAATTCCGCAAGAAGCATTTCTAGCAATTTTGCAGGTTGATAATAAATAATGTTGAATAAAAATGTTGACCCAGTCTCCAGCTTTAAACAGAAACTGGCGTGCGTAAATGAAAAACAAACTCAAATGAAATCAAGGGATTTATTATGAATTTTCCCTTGATTTTGTTTGTATTGCTTGTCGTAACAGGCATAATCTACTTATTGGATTATTTATTCTGGAGTAAGACGCGCGCTGAAGGTGAAAGTGAACCTTGGTGGATCGAGTATCCGAAAAGTTTCTTTCCAATTATTCTGATAGTTTTCAGTTTACGGTCGTTTGTGATTGAGCCATTTAAAATTCCATCCGGCTCGATGATTCCCACACTGCTGGTTGGTGATTTTATCTTGGTTAATAAATATACCTATGGAATCAGGTTGCCAGTAATCAATAAGAAAATTATCGATGTCAATGAGCCGCAACGCGGTGATGTTCTGGTTTTCCGGTACCCGGAAGATCCAACAATCGATTACATCAAACGCGTGATCGGAATCCCCGGCGACACCATCACGTATCATAATAAGCAATTAATCATTAATGGTGAAGTTGTTAAGCTGGAATATGAAGGCGACTATAAATATATCGAGTCGGGATTGGGATATATCTATGCCGATCGATTCACGGAATATCTCTCTGAAAAAAATCACTCTATCCTGATTAACCAGGATGTGAAAGGAATTCAGTATGCGAATGTCAGGCAATTCGAGTTTCGCGATAACTGCAAATACCGGCGATCGGGATTTACTTGCGAGGTGCCTCCCGGAAGTTATTTCACGCTTGGAGATAATCGCGACAGCAGCAGTGATAGCCGATACTGGGGATTCGTTCCGGAAGAAAATATTGTCGGGAAAGCTTTCATGATTTGGTGGAATTTCAGCGATCTAAGCCGTATCGGGCTGTCTATCGATTAATGCTTGATGCATTTTCATTAAAAAGGAGCAAGCATGAGATATCACAATACGCTTCACAAGCAAAAAGGTCTGGGGGTTTCAGACCTGTTGCTGTGGGCGGTGGTTATCGTAATGCTCGCTATTTTCGCTTTAAAAGTTGCGCCTGCTTATTTTGAGTATTTCTCGATAAAAAGAAATCTCACATCCATTTCCAAAGAAACCAATCCGCAAGCTCCGGATTTACAGCAAATCAGGATGTCTTTCGTCAAGCGCGCTTCCGTCGACAATATTAAATCCATCGGTGCTCAAGATATCCAGATGAAAAAAGAAAACGGGCGGCTTGTTTTAAGCGCGAAATACACTGCAAAAATACCGCTTGCGGCTAATATTTCATTAAACATTGATTTTCAGGCTGAGAATGATTGATATTTGGAAATACCATGACTCATGGAGCCATGCAGACAGATAATCAATTTTTAGCGGCATTTTGCAAGCGCCTTGGTTATTCCTTTAGCGATCCTAAATTATTGCAGGAAGCTTTGACGCATCGAAGTCATAGCGCGCCTCACAATGAACGGCTTGAATTTCTTGGCGATGCGGTGTTGAATTGCGCCATCGCTGGCTTGATCTATAAAAGTTTTCCGGATTTACCGGAAGGGCATTTGTCGCGGTTACGTGCAAATTTTGTCAATCAAGCGGCTCTCTCCAATGTTGCACTAAATTTGCAAATCGATAAACTGATGAAATTGGGAGAGGGCGAATTGAGAAGTGGCGGGGCGAGCCGGCCTTCGATACTCGCGGATGCATTCGAAGCCATCTTAGGTGCTATCTATTTGGATAGCGGTTTCGAACAGGCGGAACAAGTTATCAGCCAGTTGTATTCGCCTCTTTTCCAAACTATTGATTTGAAGACACAGGGAAAAGATTCCAAAACATTGCTGCAAGAATTTCTCCAAGGCCGCAAATTAGCGTTGCCGGAATATAATGTCGTAACAACAACAGGTAAAGCGCACAAACAGAAATTTCAGGTTGAATGCATGATTCCATCGTTTGACATCCGCACGATTGGAGAAGGCGCAAGCCGGCGGGGCGCGGAGCAAGCGGCTGCCAAACTAGCGTATGAAAAAATCTGCTTGCCTCATGAACGCCAATCCTGAAGCGTTGCATCTGGTAATGCTGCACATTGAATAAGTTTTTCCCGAATGATTAATGATAATGAGTTTCGTGCTGGCTATATCGCAATAATCGGCCGGCCAAATGTTGGCAAGTCAACCTTGTTGAACAAGTTATTGCATCAAAAAATTAGCATCACATCCAAAAAAGCGCAGACGACACGTTTTAGGATTCACGGGATTCTAACGGATCAACAAGCGCAGTATATTTTTGTGGACACACCGGGTTTTCAGACTCAGTATACTAACCGGTTGAATGCATTCATGAACCGGGTCGTGACTCAAAGTGTGCAGAATGTTGATGCCATATTGTTTGTCATTGAGGCAATGCGCTTTGATCAAAGAGACCGTGATGCGCTCAAAATCTTACCGAAGAATATCCCGGTCATACTGGTGATCAATAAGATTGATAAGGTTGCAGATAAAAATCAGCTGCTGCCTTTCTTGAACAGCATTGCAGGAGCTTTTGATTTCTCTACCATCATACCGGTCAGTGCCACGCATAAAATTCAATTACCGGAATTGCTCAATACGATCCGTGGTTTCTTGCCGCGAAATCCGCCTATTTATGAAAAAGATGATATAACAGACCGCAGTGAACGATTTTTGGCCAGTGAATTTATCCGGGAAAAATTGTTTCGCTTGGTTGGTGATGAAATACCTTATTCAACCAGTGTCGTGATCGATCAATTTAATGTGGAAAATCATTTATATAAGATTTATGCCACGATTCTTGTCGATAAAGCGAATCAGAAGACAATTTTGATTGGAAAGAAGGGTGAAAAACTGAAACAAATCGCGACCGAAGCGCGTAAGGATATGGAACGATTGTTCAGTGAGAAAGTGTACTTGGAAGTTTGGGTAAAAGTTAGAAACGGTTGGGCGGATAGCGAAGCAACGCTGAAAAGCCTTGGATATGAGTGAGGGAAAAAAGATTGATATCACGATTGTATGGGAAATTGCAGCACCATGATTGAACTGGGTGTCAATATTGATCATGTTGCAACACTAAGGCAGGCACGGGGAACGGCTTATCCGGATCCGATTGCCGCAGCGCTGATCGCGGAATCTGCGGGTGCGGATGCCATTACGCTGCATTTGCGCGAAGATCGCCGTCATATTCAAGACCGTGACGTGGAGATATTGCGCGAGCGGTTAACGACCCGGATGAACCTGGAAAGCGCTGTAACCGACGAGATGATCGCCATCGCGTTAAGAATTAAACCGCATGATATTTGCCTGGTTCCGGAGAGGCGCGAGGAACTAACGACGGAAGGCGGACTCGATGTGATCCGGCACTTTGATCAAGTCCGGCATGCGTGTCTGCGATTAAAGGAAGCAGGAATACGGGTTTCGTTATTCATCAATGCCGATCCGCGGCAGATCGAGGCGGCTGCGCGCGCGGCTGCGCCGGTCATTGAAATTCACACGGGCAGTTATGCCGATGCACCCACGATTGAAATGCAGCAGCTGCAATTCTCTGCGGTGCAAAAGGCAACTGCCCTAGGACTTGATCTGGGGCTGAAAGTCAATGCCGGTCATGGATTGCATTATGAGAATGTGCAAGCGATTGCCGCACTTCCCGGAATCTCTGAATTAAATATCGGTCATGCCATCGTAGCTCGGGCGATTTTTACCGGTTTCAAGCACGCCGTTGAGGAAATGAAACGACTGATGATCGAGGCGCGGCAGTGATCTACGGTATCGGAACCGATATTGTCGAATCCACCCGGATTGCGCAGTCGCTGGAACGGTATGGCGATCGCTTCGCCCGGCGCATTTTAACGGATCCGGAGTGGCGGGAATATCATAACAGCAGTAAACCAATCGCATTTCTGGCGAGCCGGTTTGCCGCCAAGGAAGCTTTATCCAAAGCAATGGGCACCGGACTCCGTCACCCGGTTAGTTTGACATACATCACGATAAGCCACGACAATTTAGGGAAACCTTTTTTTCAATTTCATCCGGAACTGAATCAATTGATCAGCGATAAGGGTATTATCCAGCATCATCTGTCGATTAGTGATGAAATCAACATGGTTTGTGCATTTGTAGTATTGGAGAAGTAATTGTGGCGCTTGGGCCCGTCATGCTTGATATTGCCGGTACGGAACTATCCGAGGATGACATCAAAAGGCTGACTCACCCGCTCACCGGTGGCGTTATTCTTTTTACGCGCAATTATGTCGATCACCGGCAATTAACCGGATTAACCCGGCAAATTCATGCGTTACGCACCCCTCACCTGTTGATTGCAGTGGATCATGAAGGCGGGCGTGTGCAGCGTTTTCAACAGGATTTCACGCAATTGCCGGCTATGCGTGAACTGGGTAAAGTGTGGGATAAACAACCTGCCAAAGCCCGTCATCTTGCTAGACAAGTTGGTTATGTATTAGCCGCTGAATTGAATGCTTGCGGCGTCGACTTCAGTTTTACTCCGGTATTGGATATCGATCACGGTCAGAGCAGCGTGATCGGAGATCGTGCTTTTCACAGCAACCCGCATGCCGTGTCGGATCTGGCGCATCAATTGATGCTGGGACTTAAGCAAGGCGGTATGTTGGCAATCGGCAAGCATTTTCCCGGACATGGCTATATTCGCGCCGATACTCATCTCGAAAAAGCTGTCGATCAACGTTGTTATAGCGAGATCGAAGCAAATGACTTGATTCCGTTTCAACATCTGATTGATAGCGGAATTGCCGGTATTATGCCGGCTCATGTGATTTATACGGAAATCGACCCCAATCCGGCTGGGTTTTCTAAAATCTGGTTACAAAAAATTTTACGGAAGACGCTGGGGTTTGAAGGATGCATTTTTAGTGACGACCTCAACATGCGCGGCGCCGGAATACTCCTCGATTCAATGCTGTTACGAGCGCAGACCGCTTTAACCGCAGGATGCGACATGATATTGGTGTGCAACAACCCGGCGGGTGCGGACGAAGTACTAAATGGGTTGCGCTGGGAGATGCCGGCGGCAAGTTTGGCCCGGTTGGCGCGTTTGCATGCAAAGAACCAAACCGGTTCCATGACGAAGCTGCGCGAACGCGGAGATTATGTGCAAGCTGTCCGGGAAATCAGCGGCATTGGGTGTGGAAGCGGCGAATTACCCTTGTAGTAAGGTTGCCACAAAAAACAGCGAATGACGTAGAAGATCAATATCGCTCAGGTTTTTTATTTTAAAATTACTTTTTTTAAGCTATTTACGTAGGATGAATTATGTCAGAAACATTTGATGTCGCGGTCATTGGTGCAGGCCCTGGTGGTTATGTTGCAGCTATTCGGGCTGCGCAGCTTGGATTGAACACTATTTGCATTGACGAATGGAAGAACTCAAAGGGGAAACCAAGTCTTGGCGGCACTTGCCTGAATGTTGGCTGTATTCCTTCCAAGGCGTTATTAGAGTCTTCGGAAAAGTTTTTTCAGATCCGGCATAAAGTTTCCGCACATGGGATTACCGCGCAGCAGGTTACAGCGGATATTCCCGTGATGATCGCGCGTAAAGACAAGATTGTTACCACATTCACGACCGGTATCGCGTCGCTATTTAAAAAGAATAAAGTGAAGTCGATGCATGGGCGCGGATCGTTATTGACGCATGATGCATCGAACAATCTCTGGACAATTAAAGTTGACGACAATGGCGCGATGGAAACGATTCAAGCGAAGCACGTGATCGTGGCCACCGGCTCGACACCGAGACCACTGCCGTTTGCGTCCATCGACAATGCCATGATTCTGGATAACGCCGGTGCTCTGGCGTTAACGGAAGTGCCCAAGCGATTGGGTGTCATCGGCGCGGGAGTGATCGGCTTGGAAATGGGGAGTGTATGGCGCCGCCTTGGATCGGAAGTGACTATTCTGGAAGCCATGCCGGGTTTTTTGATGGCTGCGGATGAACAGATCGCCAAGGAAGCTAAAAGTTTGTTTGCCAAAGAGCCGGGGTTGCAGATTAATACCGGTATTAATATCAATTCGGTCAAGCTATCCGGAGACTCAGTGGTGGTGAATTATAGTGACGCCAATAACCAGGAACAGCAACTGGAAGTGGATAAATTAATCGCGGCGATCGGGCGGATTCCGAATACCGCCGGTTTAGGCGCTAAAGAAGCAGGCTTGGCTTTGGATGAACGCGGTTTTATCGTGGTCGACGATTATTGCCGAACTAATTTGACGCATGTGTATGCCGTGGGGGATGTGGTGCGAGGGCCGATGCTGGCGCATAAGGCATCCGAGGAAGGTGTCGCGGTCGCAGAAATGATCCAACTGATAGAACAAGGCCATGAAAATCCGCATGAAGCAGTTGATTTTAATACCATACCTTGGGTGATCTACACGGCACCGGAAATAGCTTGGGTGGGAAAAAATGAACAGCAACTCAAAGCCGCGGGTATTGCCTATAAAGCCGGCCAGTTTCCATTTATAGCCAATGGACGCGCCCGGGCAATGGGTGAAACAAGCGGTTTTATCAAAGTTTTGGCGGATGAACAGTCGGACCGGATACTGGGTGTTCATATGATAGGA
This is a stretch of genomic DNA from Nitrosomonas sp. sh817. It encodes these proteins:
- the lpdA gene encoding dihydrolipoyl dehydrogenase, whose amino-acid sequence is MSETFDVAVIGAGPGGYVAAIRAAQLGLNTICIDEWKNSKGKPSLGGTCLNVGCIPSKALLESSEKFFQIRHKVSAHGITAQQVTADIPVMIARKDKIVTTFTTGIASLFKKNKVKSMHGRGSLLTHDASNNLWTIKVDDNGAMETIQAKHVIVATGSTPRPLPFASIDNAMILDNAGALALTEVPKRLGVIGAGVIGLEMGSVWRRLGSEVTILEAMPGFLMAADEQIAKEAKSLFAKEPGLQINTGININSVKLSGDSVVVNYSDANNQEQQLEVDKLIAAIGRIPNTAGLGAKEAGLALDERGFIVVDDYCRTNLTHVYAVGDVVRGPMLAHKASEEGVAVAEMIQLIEQGHENPHEAVDFNTIPWVIYTAPEIAWVGKNEQQLKAAGIAYKAGQFPFIANGRARAMGETSGFIKVLADEQSDRILGVHMIGPHVSELITEAVVAMKFSASSQDIACIVHAHPSLSEVFHEAALGVDKRALHI
- the rnc gene encoding ribonuclease III, which encodes MQTDNQFLAAFCKRLGYSFSDPKLLQEALTHRSHSAPHNERLEFLGDAVLNCAIAGLIYKSFPDLPEGHLSRLRANFVNQAALSNVALNLQIDKLMKLGEGELRSGGASRPSILADAFEAILGAIYLDSGFEQAEQVISQLYSPLFQTIDLKTQGKDSKTLLQEFLQGRKLALPEYNVVTTTGKAHKQKFQVECMIPSFDIRTIGEGASRRGAEQAAAKLAYEKICLPHERQS
- the era gene encoding GTPase Era, which translates into the protein MINDNEFRAGYIAIIGRPNVGKSTLLNKLLHQKISITSKKAQTTRFRIHGILTDQQAQYIFVDTPGFQTQYTNRLNAFMNRVVTQSVQNVDAILFVIEAMRFDQRDRDALKILPKNIPVILVINKIDKVADKNQLLPFLNSIAGAFDFSTIIPVSATHKIQLPELLNTIRGFLPRNPPIYEKDDITDRSERFLASEFIREKLFRLVGDEIPYSTSVVIDQFNVENHLYKIYATILVDKANQKTILIGKKGEKLKQIATEARKDMERLFSEKVYLEVWVKVRNGWADSEATLKSLGYE
- the acpS gene encoding holo-ACP synthase, producing MIYGIGTDIVESTRIAQSLERYGDRFARRILTDPEWREYHNSSKPIAFLASRFAAKEALSKAMGTGLRHPVSLTYITISHDNLGKPFFQFHPELNQLISDKGIIQHHLSISDEINMVCAFVVLEK
- the lepB gene encoding signal peptidase I codes for the protein MNFPLILFVLLVVTGIIYLLDYLFWSKTRAEGESEPWWIEYPKSFFPIILIVFSLRSFVIEPFKIPSGSMIPTLLVGDFILVNKYTYGIRLPVINKKIIDVNEPQRGDVLVFRYPEDPTIDYIKRVIGIPGDTITYHNKQLIINGEVVKLEYEGDYKYIESGLGYIYADRFTEYLSEKNHSILINQDVKGIQYANVRQFEFRDNCKYRRSGFTCEVPPGSYFTLGDNRDSSSDSRYWGFVPEENIVGKAFMIWWNFSDLSRIGLSID
- a CDS encoding DUF4845 domain-containing protein — translated: MRYHNTLHKQKGLGVSDLLLWAVVIVMLAIFALKVAPAYFEYFSIKRNLTSISKETNPQAPDLQQIRMSFVKRASVDNIKSIGAQDIQMKKENGRLVLSAKYTAKIPLAANISLNIDFQAEND
- the nagZ gene encoding beta-N-acetylhexosaminidase, giving the protein MALGPVMLDIAGTELSEDDIKRLTHPLTGGVILFTRNYVDHRQLTGLTRQIHALRTPHLLIAVDHEGGRVQRFQQDFTQLPAMRELGKVWDKQPAKARHLARQVGYVLAAELNACGVDFSFTPVLDIDHGQSSVIGDRAFHSNPHAVSDLAHQLMLGLKQGGMLAIGKHFPGHGYIRADTHLEKAVDQRCYSEIEANDLIPFQHLIDSGIAGIMPAHVIYTEIDPNPAGFSKIWLQKILRKTLGFEGCIFSDDLNMRGAGILLDSMLLRAQTALTAGCDMILVCNNPAGADEVLNGLRWEMPAASLARLARLHAKNQTGSMTKLRERGDYVQAVREISGIGCGSGELPL
- the pdxJ gene encoding pyridoxine 5'-phosphate synthase produces the protein MIELGVNIDHVATLRQARGTAYPDPIAAALIAESAGADAITLHLREDRRHIQDRDVEILRERLTTRMNLESAVTDEMIAIALRIKPHDICLVPERREELTTEGGLDVIRHFDQVRHACLRLKEAGIRVSLFINADPRQIEAAARAAAPVIEIHTGSYADAPTIEMQQLQFSAVQKATALGLDLGLKVNAGHGLHYENVQAIAALPGISELNIGHAIVARAIFTGFKHAVEEMKRLMIEARQ